The nucleotide window CTCCAGGGGAAACACGAGCCTGTTGGGATAGGGAATACGTTCTATTGTTCCAAAATAGTCTTTCAGGCGCTCTTCGCCGTTTTCCATGGAAAAAACTCTGAAGAGGCGGCTGATCGCCGGCTCCCGTCGGACTTCCTCTCCAGAGCCCGGCAGGGGTATGAGCCCGATAAGTTCCTTGAGAGAGTCCTCGGTGTGTGTAAGAGCGACAAAAACCCCGTCCCGGCTCAATATGCGGGAAATCTCGCCGATGAGGTGGGGAAAGAAATACAGGGAGTAACTGGCCGCCACGAGATCAAAACTGCCGTCGGCCATGGTCTTGATGAGATCAGCCTTTCCGGCGATAAAACGTCCCGACGAACCGGCATCACGGAGAATACGAAGAAAGCACGCGCGGTTTCCCTCATCGATCAGATCGATCCCCGTAATGTCCGCCTGAGGTCCCAGGCACCGGACCAGTTTCTCTGTAAAAAACCCGTAGGAACATCCCAGGTCGAGAGCCCTGACTGTACCCGTCACATCGAGACCGCGAAGGGCCACATCCCGAATGTCATCCCTGTTTTCCGAGTAACGCCTGATATGGCGTCTCTTACCGATGTGCTCGTCCACCGCCGTGTAGGTTCCGGCGATATCATCGGTTGAATAGATCGTTTCATCCTTCACTGGTTCACCTGCCGATGGTTCTGTTCCGCGTCCCATATATGTATGTATACTTCTACTACATTGTTGCCGCCGGTGACAACCCCCTCCGGCAGTAGGGCCGAACTCGAAAAAAAGTCGGGAAATGTCCGAGGACGGCTCTGTAAAAAGTTACGCAGACAGGGTGCGCACATCCTGAGGAATGAGGCGTACTGTGCGGTACGCCGCAGTGACGAAGGAGAGAGCGCAATCAGGCATCCGGCTATAGTGCCGGAGGCATGCCTCCGGTAACTTTTTTCGAAGCCGTCACTTTTGACAGAGCGTTGTTTATCTGCTAATTCGATGATGAGCCGGAAACACCGGGACAAGGAGGGATTTCACGGAAATGCTGGGCATTGTAGTCAGTACGGTCTTCCTTGAGGAACCGTTTTTACCGTCAATGGAACGGACGACCCTCGATACGCCCTTCGGCCCGGTCACAATTTTTCTCTCCGGGGAATATGCCTGCATACCCCGTCACGGAGCAGACCCGGAGAACCACATACTTCCTCACCTCATCAATCACCGGGCACACATGGCGGCATTACGAAACCTGGGCGTTACCGGCGTCATAGGCTTGAACTCAGCGGGATCACTCAAGAAAGACCTATCGCCGGGCACCCTTGTCGTGCCCCATGATTTTATCGCCTTGTCTCCGACACCCACCGTATTTGAGAATCGATACGCCCACACGGTACCCTCTCTCGATGAAACCCTTCGAGGCCGACTCGTAGCGGCCGCCGAATCATGCGGCGTAACCGGGCTTGTCCCGTCGGGGGTATACTGGCAGACAACGGGACCCCGCTTCGAAACGAAGGCTGAAATCGGCATGATGGCCGCTTTCACCGATATCGTGGGCATGACCATGGCAAGTGAGGCGGTCGTCTGCTGCGAACTGGGACTTCCCTATGCCTCCCTCTGCTCCATTGACAACTATGCCCACGGGATCATCGACCGGGAGCTTTCTGCCGAAGCCGTGCGTAAGGCGGCAGGCCTGAACGCGCGGTCCATGTGGAATATCACGCGGCGCTTGTCATAATCGTCGAGAAGGTTCGCCGGAATGGCCGGATCACCAATACTTATCGTCGAAGACGACATGAAGATCGCCCGGATCATGAAAGCCTACCTCGAAGGCGCCGGCTTTTCCGTTGCCCATCGCTCCAGAGGGAAGGAAGCACTGTCACTGGCGAAAGAAACAGCGCCGATCCTGGTACTCCTCGATCTCATGCTTCCCGGCATGAGCGGAGAAGAGCTCATCCAGGAACTCAGGAGCATCGGAGATTTTCCCGTCATCATGGTATCGGCCAAGGCTTCCGAGGAGGAGCGGCTCGCGGGGTTCGCCCTCGGCGCCGACGACTACATCGTCAAGCCCTTCAGTCCCCGTGAACTCGTCTGGCGTGTCAAGGCCGTCCTGAAACGATGGCAGAAAAACGATCTTTTTGAAACGAAGATTCTGCGTTTTAACGATGGCAGCCTCGTCCTGGACGGCGACTCCTATGAAGCCGCCAGGGATGGGGTTCCCCTCGATCTGACCCCCACGGAATTCAAGGTTCTTTTTACGCTGGCGCAATCACCGGGCGTTGTTTTCACCCGGGACAAGCTGGTCGACCGTGCCCTGGGATACCAGTATGAGGGGTACGACCGGACAGTGGATGCCCACATAAAAAACATACGCCATAAAATTGAACGAGATCCCAGGCATCCGGTTTTGATCACAACCATCTATGGCGTCGGCTACCGTTTTTCCGGCAAACCCGATGTTTAAAAAGCTTCGGACGAAAATTCTCCTGTCCCTCCTCGTCGTATCGTGCCTGTCTCCGGCTGCGGCGGTGGTTTTCCGTTTCATGGTGATGTCCGACTTCGAACAGTACCGGCAGGGAGAGACTCTTGACCGGGTCCAGTGGATCACGGCCGTCATCGAAGGAACCTACGAAGACGCGGCCGGATGGGATCGATATGCCGTGGCGGAAAATACGATCGGGGCCCTGATGATGGGCCTGGATGTCACCGTCATGGACCGGAACGGCACCGTCATCATGACCTCCCGGCAAGCCCTGGAAGACATATCCGAAACGATGCGCCGGAGGGTTGAAGGCGCCCTTTCCGCACAGCGTTTCGGGGCAGCCGTCCGAACCATGGATTTCCCGCTTTTTTCAGGGGGCGAGGAAATCGGCACTGTCGACATCGCCTTCATGGAGCGTGGGAAAGATCAGTTTTTTCTTGAACGGGCCGAGAATTTCCTGCTGGTGTCCCTGCTTTTGACAGCCCTGCTGGCCATCGTCATCAGCCTGGGACTCACACGGGGCCTGGTCCAACCCATCAACAGGCTGGCCGAATCGGCAAGGGCCATTTCCAGGGGCGACCAGTACCGAACGGTTGCCATTCCGGGGAAAGATGAAATCGCCTCTCTGTCGAGGGCCTTTAACCGGATGTCGGAAACGCTTGAACGCCAGGAACGCTTGAGGAAAAAACTCATCTCGAACGTGGCCCACGAATTACGAACTCCCGTCACCGCCATGAGGAGTGAACTGGAAGCCATGGCGGATGGCATCATACGGACCGATGAATCCACCCTGAAATCACTTCTTGAAGAAACGGGACGACTCACCTCCCTCATCGAGGGGATCGAGGACCTTTCCCACGCCGAGGCCGGCGCGCTTTCCCTCACCCGCGAAACGATTCAGCTCCGCTCTTTCATCGCGCACATTGTGGACCGGTTCAGGCCGCTCTTCAGCCAGGCCGGTGTCCGCCTTGATTTCGACTGCCATGAATCGGAGACGCTCCGGGCAGACCCGGAAAAACTCAGCAGGATTCTTGTCAATCTGGTAAGCAACGCCCTTCAGGCGACGGAACCGGGCGGCGAAGTACACCTGGAGGCCCGCCGGAAGGGGGACCGGACAATCCTGGTGATAGGGGATACGGGTTCGGGAATCGATGCCGAATCACTTCCCCATGTATTTGAACGCTTCTACACTACCGGGCAGGGAAGGCTCGGCCTGGGCCTTGCCATCGTCAAGGAACTCGTTGAGGCCCACGACGGACATATTACCGTGGAAAGCGAAGTGGGAAGAGGGACGACCTTCACTCTTTCCTTGCCTTCCCTTCACAATGTTTCATAATGTGTTCATTCTCTCTTCATATTCCCCCGGCAGAGTACCTGTAAAATCCTCACAGAGAAAGGAATGGAGAGATGTTGAAAAAAACAGTACTGATAACGGCAGCAATAGTCATGATGGGATTTCCGGCGGTTCAGACGTCCAATGCGGATCCGGGGCACACCCGTGGGCACCGAACGTCACCCCGCATCGAATGTTCAGATGAACAGCGGGCCCTGATGCATGAATACCGCGAAAAAAAGCAGGAACTGAGGAGTGAGCTGCGCAAGGACGATATCGACGGAAAGCGGGTCTCCGCCCTGATAAAGGAGTTAAAAGAAATGAGGGCGGCAATGGATCTGCCCGAGAGAACCCGTCCCGGCAGCCACAAGGGCGAAAGGACGAATCGGTCCCGGCATCGACACGGAACACGATGACACGCCGACGCTGATTCCCCTGTAACGGAAAGGCCCGTCGTCGCGATGATCATCGCGACGACGGGCCGGGAACCCGAACTATGAATAAAAAAATCCTGGTGTTCGTGGCGGCTTTTTTTTGTATCTTCTGCCTGCCGCCGCTCCAGGCGACCGGGCAGCCGCCGATTCCTCCGCACGGGAAGTTTCCCGGGAAACATCACCCGTACGGCGATTACATCCCGAAACGTCACAGGGATTACGGGGCAACACGGCTTGTGGAGAATGAAGAACAGGCACGAAAAATTCTGGAAGAATACTTCGGGGATCTTGACGTCTCAATCGGGTCACTGGAACGAAAACGGGGATTCTTCCGGGCGGAAATCTTCGATGCCTCGGGCGACCGTATTGACATTATCATCATAGACAGGCGAACGGGAAGGATCCGTTCCATTTTCTGACCCCGGACGCGTGAAACTTATGGTCACTTCCGACGGAACATTTCCGGGCTGTGGGGTCGTCCCCTTGTTTCCCGCAAGGAATACGATGCCGCCGAACCTTCAGTTGACTTTTCCGCTATCGTTATTATGTTTAGAAAAACGAAACCCGAAAGGAAACGTCACATGTTCAGTGTAACAGATAAAGCTGTTGAAATGATAAAGCAACTTTTCACGGGCAGGGACGAAAAACCCTGTGTCAGGGTCTACCTGAACGCCGGCGGCTGAGGCGGGCCCTCCCTGGCGATGGCTCTGGATGAGCCGCGCGAGACCGACAACGTCTACACAAAAGATGAACTTACCTTCGTTATGGAAACCGGCCTTCTCGAAGACGCGAAACCCGTCACCATCGATTTTATCGAAACAGAGTGGGGTTCCGGCTACAACATATCATCGAGCCTGTCGGGAGCCGCCGGATGCGGATCCTGCCGCTGCTGACATGATATCCGGTTCACGCGGGATTCCCGGCAGGGATCGGACTTTCCTGTGAAGGAACAGGCTTCCAATGGACAGGAGTGATTACTACAGCGTGCTGGGGGTCGATCCCTCGGCCTCCGAACAGGACATCAAGGCGGCGTACCGGAAGGGCGCTCTCGCCCACCATCCCGACCGGAACGGAGACAATCCTCAGGCCGCCGAAAAAATGAAGGCGCTCAACGAGGCATACGCCGTACTGTCCGACAGGTCAAAACGCAGTGAATATGACGCCCTCAGGCATCGTTACGGTCCAGGTGCCCATGATCGTTTCCGCCAATCCTGGTCGCAACAGGATATTTTCAGCGGATCGGACATTCAGAGTGTTTTTGAGGAACTCTCGAGGGCTTTCGGACTTCGGGGATTTGAAGAGCTGTTCAGACAGGGAAACGGTGCCCAGTGGCGGACCTTTACCTTCGGCAGTTCGCAAAACCCCGGACAGGGATTTGTTTTCACGGGATCCTTCGGGACGGGCCATCATCCCCGCCGGGGGAGTGTTTCCGTCCAGTCACGGGGCGCCGCCCGGTTTGCAAGCCACATTTTCAGAAAAATGACCGGTATGGATCTCCCCGTGGCGGGGGCCGACATCAGAGACACCCTGCGAATAACCCCGCGCCGGTCGGCCGGAGGGGATACCGTCAGGTATTATATCAGGAACCGTGATAAGGATGTCCTTATCAGCATTCCCCCGCAGGTGAAGGACGGACAGCAGATGCGCCTCGCGGGAATGGGTGAGGAAGGATCGGGGGGAGCGCCGCCGGGGGACCTGTACTTGACGGTGAAAATCAAGAAACCGCTGCTCGAGAAAGCGCGTTCGTTTCTGTCGTTCTTCACCTCGTAGGCCGCGCCGGGACGGACAAGCGGGCGGAGACCCTGCAAGAAAACGGTGCCGAGGCTTTTCTGAACACCGCGGCACCGTTTCCTGTTTCGTGATCCGCTTCTCTTACAGGACCTTTACGTTGACGGCCGCCGGCCCCTTCGGGCCCTGTTCGATTTCGAAGCTTACCCGCTGGTTCTCTGAAAGGGTTTTGAATCCGGTACTCTGGATCGCGCTGAAATGTACAAAAACATCTCCGCCGTCATCTTTCTCGATGAACCCGAACCCCTTCTTTTCGTTGAACCATTTTACCGTTCCTTCTGCCATCATTGCACCCTCCTCACTGGTATATAAAAGCCGGATCGCTTTCTTGAACTAAGAAAAAAACCACCATTGCTTGCGACAAGCATGGTGGTTCACTTCTTACATCAAAACGACGAAACCCAACTTTTTATCTCTGCTTCCTCTGCCGGGGGCAAAAAATACTGTGTATACACGGTACGCACCATAAACTGAATTTATGACAAAGTCAAACTTTTTTTGCATATTTTTATACGGGAAAAAGGACAGGGGTGTTGAATTCCGTTCAGAGAAGTTCACTTTTTTATGTGGACACAGAAAGGGCCCTCTGATAGGTAGGGAAGCGTGAACGGCACCTCCTGCCCCATACCAGACAGGGAAACCTGCTACCGGATCATGGTGGACACGGCCATGATGGAGCATATTGCCGCCCATTCTATCCAGGTCTGCCGTGTGGCCGCGACGCTTGCGGACCTGCTTGCCGACCGCGGCATTATCCTCAACCGCAGCCTGGTCGTCGCGGGTGCGCTTCTCCACGACATAACCAAAAGCAGAAGCATCGAAACAGGGGAGAACCATGCTGCGACGGGGAGCGAATTTGTCCGCAGCCTTGGATATCCCGAGGTGAGCCGTGTTGTCGCCCAGCATGTTCGACTGGTTGAACAGGCAGACGGCACTCCTGTCCGAGAAGAGGAAATCGTTCACTATGCCGACAAGAGAGTCATCCATACCCGCATCGGCTCTCTGGCCGACCGACTCCGGTATATCATGGCGCGATACGGTACGGACCGTAACCGCAGGAACATGATCCGTTCCCTGTTCAGGCAGTGCCTCCGTGTCGAGGAGAGGCTGTTTTCGCATCTCGACTGTACCCCGGAAGACCTGGCGGATCTGGTCTTTCCCGTTGAACAGGCCCGTGAATTGGCTGCGTACCGGGATATGTACCACAAAAGCGTGCGGGAACGGGACTCGGCACCAGGAGAGCCGTAGCGGTACCGGCCATGAATATACTTCGTTATCTGTACGACGCAGAGTACCTCTCGGCAGCCCTCGGAGACGCTCACGTCGCTGTTCTTATCGTCATAACCCTGGCCGGCATCATCGTTCTTTCCAAGGGCGCGGACTGGATGATCGACGGCGTCGTGTCTCTGGCATTGAAAACCCGGATTCCCACCATTGTCATCGGCGCGACGATCTTGTCCCTGGGCACGACCACCCCTGAAGCTTCCGTGTCTGTCATGGCCGCCTGGATGGGTGACGGCGGACTTGCCCTCGGAAACGCCGTCGGTTCGATTATCGCGGATACGGGTTTGATCTTTGGTCTCACCTGCATTTTTGCCGTTACTCCCGCGGACCGGTTTATCCTCAACCGTACGGGCTGGGTACAGGTGGGCACGGCTACCCTCCTGGTGGTGTTTGCCCTCGCCTCCTGGTACCGAAGCCCCGCCGAACCCACGCTGTATCGTTGGGTAGGCGTGATCTTTCTTGTCATGCTCATGGCGTACATGGCACTTTCCGTCCACTGGGCTCGTCGGAGTTCCGCGGTCATCCCGGCGGGAGGCGGGACCGAACCGCTGAAAACGATGGACACCCCGAGATCCTGGATTCTGATCATCCCGGGCCTCGTTCTCGTCCTGGCGGGCGCCAGGGTACTTATTCCCTGTGCCACGGAAACGGCCTTCCGGGTCGGTGTTCCCAATGATGTCATAGCCGCCACCATGGTGGCCCTGGGAACTTCACTCCCGGAACTCATGACGGCCATAGCCGCCGTTCGCAAGGGACATCCGGAAATAACGGTGGGGAACATCGTCGGCGCCGACGTCCTCAACTGTCTCTTCGTTATCGGTGCCTCAGCCGCCGTGAGTCCCCTGTCTATTCCACCGACCTTTTTCATTTTTCACTTCCCGGCCATGCTTGTAATCCTTTATTCCTTCCGGTTCTTCATCTTCATGAACCGGGACGGCACCTTCAAACGGTGGCAGGGAATCTGGCTGCTGTCCATCTATCTCGTGTACGTGACGCTTCAGTACGCCTTCAACCTCGGCGGCCCGTAGCGGCCGGGGTTCAACAATAGACGGTTTCTATCCCGTAGCGCTCCTGGAGCCGTTCATCGAGTCCCCGGCGGTCACAGGCGAGGGCTTCAGGAAGACAGTCCAGGATGTCCCGGGCTGTCATACCGTCCTCCCCTTTTTTCAAAGCCGCCAGGTCTCCCGCGAGACCGTG belongs to Syntrophales bacterium and includes:
- a CDS encoding class I SAM-dependent methyltransferase, whose product is MKDETIYSTDDIAGTYTAVDEHIGKRRHIRRYSENRDDIRDVALRGLDVTGTVRALDLGCSYGFFTEKLVRCLGPQADITGIDLIDEGNRACFLRILRDAGSSGRFIAGKADLIKTMADGSFDLVAASYSLYFFPHLIGEISRILSRDGVFVALTHTEDSLKELIGLIPLPGSGEEVRREPAISRLFRVFSMENGEERLKDYFGTIERIPYPNRLVFPLEHIEDCYDYVLKKRTLMFKETLDTDPGRLDGIVEEFFRRVRASAREKRVLEITKDDCVFRCRDPLR
- a CDS encoding MTAP family purine nucleoside phosphorylase, translated to MLGIVVSTVFLEEPFLPSMERTTLDTPFGPVTIFLSGEYACIPRHGADPENHILPHLINHRAHMAALRNLGVTGVIGLNSAGSLKKDLSPGTLVVPHDFIALSPTPTVFENRYAHTVPSLDETLRGRLVAAAESCGVTGLVPSGVYWQTTGPRFETKAEIGMMAAFTDIVGMTMASEAVVCCELGLPYASLCSIDNYAHGIIDRELSAEAVRKAAGLNARSMWNITRRLS
- a CDS encoding response regulator transcription factor encodes the protein MAGSPILIVEDDMKIARIMKAYLEGAGFSVAHRSRGKEALSLAKETAPILVLLDLMLPGMSGEELIQELRSIGDFPVIMVSAKASEEERLAGFALGADDYIVKPFSPRELVWRVKAVLKRWQKNDLFETKILRFNDGSLVLDGDSYEAARDGVPLDLTPTEFKVLFTLAQSPGVVFTRDKLVDRALGYQYEGYDRTVDAHIKNIRHKIERDPRHPVLITTIYGVGYRFSGKPDV
- a CDS encoding HAMP domain-containing histidine kinase translates to MFKKLRTKILLSLLVVSCLSPAAAVVFRFMVMSDFEQYRQGETLDRVQWITAVIEGTYEDAAGWDRYAVAENTIGALMMGLDVTVMDRNGTVIMTSRQALEDISETMRRRVEGALSAQRFGAAVRTMDFPLFSGGEEIGTVDIAFMERGKDQFFLERAENFLLVSLLLTALLAIVISLGLTRGLVQPINRLAESARAISRGDQYRTVAIPGKDEIASLSRAFNRMSETLERQERLRKKLISNVAHELRTPVTAMRSELEAMADGIIRTDESTLKSLLEETGRLTSLIEGIEDLSHAEAGALSLTRETIQLRSFIAHIVDRFRPLFSQAGVRLDFDCHESETLRADPEKLSRILVNLVSNALQATEPGGEVHLEARRKGDRTILVIGDTGSGIDAESLPHVFERFYTTGQGRLGLGLAIVKELVEAHDGHITVESEVGRGTTFTLSLPSLHNVS
- a CDS encoding periplasmic heavy metal sensor; amino-acid sequence: MLKKTVLITAAIVMMGFPAVQTSNADPGHTRGHRTSPRIECSDEQRALMHEYREKKQELRSELRKDDIDGKRVSALIKELKEMRAAMDLPERTRPGSHKGERTNRSRHRHGTR
- a CDS encoding DnaJ domain-containing protein; this translates as MDRSDYYSVLGVDPSASEQDIKAAYRKGALAHHPDRNGDNPQAAEKMKALNEAYAVLSDRSKRSEYDALRHRYGPGAHDRFRQSWSQQDIFSGSDIQSVFEELSRAFGLRGFEELFRQGNGAQWRTFTFGSSQNPGQGFVFTGSFGTGHHPRRGSVSVQSRGAARFASHIFRKMTGMDLPVAGADIRDTLRITPRRSAGGDTVRYYIRNRDKDVLISIPPQVKDGQQMRLAGMGEEGSGGAPPGDLYLTVKIKKPLLEKARSFLSFFTS
- a CDS encoding cold-shock protein; translation: MAEGTVKWFNEKKGFGFIEKDDGGDVFVHFSAIQSTGFKTLSENQRVSFEIEQGPKGPAAVNVKVL
- a CDS encoding HDIG domain-containing protein produces the protein MNGTSCPIPDRETCYRIMVDTAMMEHIAAHSIQVCRVAATLADLLADRGIILNRSLVVAGALLHDITKSRSIETGENHAATGSEFVRSLGYPEVSRVVAQHVRLVEQADGTPVREEEIVHYADKRVIHTRIGSLADRLRYIMARYGTDRNRRNMIRSLFRQCLRVEERLFSHLDCTPEDLADLVFPVEQARELAAYRDMYHKSVRERDSAPGEP
- a CDS encoding sodium:calcium antiporter, whose amino-acid sequence is MNILRYLYDAEYLSAALGDAHVAVLIVITLAGIIVLSKGADWMIDGVVSLALKTRIPTIVIGATILSLGTTTPEASVSVMAAWMGDGGLALGNAVGSIIADTGLIFGLTCIFAVTPADRFILNRTGWVQVGTATLLVVFALASWYRSPAEPTLYRWVGVIFLVMLMAYMALSVHWARRSSAVIPAGGGTEPLKTMDTPRSWILIIPGLVLVLAGARVLIPCATETAFRVGVPNDVIAATMVALGTSLPELMTAIAAVRKGHPEITVGNIVGADVLNCLFVIGASAAVSPLSIPPTFFIFHFPAMLVILYSFRFFIFMNRDGTFKRWQGIWLLSIYLVYVTLQYAFNLGGP